In Buchnera aphidicola (Aphis aurantii), one DNA window encodes the following:
- the rpsD gene encoding 30S ribosomal protein S4 — translation MAKYLGPKLKLSRREGTDLFLKSGFRSIESKCKLEHPPGQHGVRKPRLSDYAIQLREKQKVRRLYGVLERQFRIYYKKASRLKGNTGENLLQILERRLDNVVYRMGFGCTRAESRQLISHKSITVNNHIVNIGSYQVSPNDHISIRDRSKNQSRIKAALELAEQREKPIWIEVDPIKMEGIFKRFPERSDLSAEINEHLIIELYSK, via the coding sequence ATGGCAAAATATTTAGGTCCTAAATTAAAATTAAGTCGACGTGAAGGAACTGATTTATTTTTAAAATCCGGATTTCGATCAATAGAATCAAAATGTAAATTAGAGCATCCTCCTGGACAACACGGTGTTCGAAAACCTAGACTGTCTGATTATGCGATTCAATTACGTGAAAAACAAAAAGTACGTCGTCTCTACGGTGTATTAGAAAGACAATTTAGAATATATTATAAAAAAGCTTCTCGATTAAAAGGAAATACTGGAGAAAATTTATTGCAAATTTTGGAAAGAAGGCTTGATAATGTCGTATATCGTATGGGATTCGGTTGTACACGTGCTGAATCAAGACAATTAATCAGTCATAAATCTATTACAGTTAATAATCATATTGTTAATATTGGATCGTATCAGGTTTCTCCTAATGATCATATATCTATTAGAGATAGATCAAAAAATCAATCTCGAATAAAAGCTGCTTTAGAACTAGCTGAACAACGAGAAAAACCAATTTGGATTGAAGTAGATCCGATTAAAATGGAAGGAATTTTCAAACGTTTTCCTGAACGATCAGATTTATCTGCAGAAATTAACGAACATTTAATCATCGAACTTTATTCTAAGTAA
- the rpsK gene encoding 30S ribosomal protein S11: MVKNSVVRTRKRIKKQITDAIAHIHASFNNTIVTITDRQGNSLGWATSGGSGFRGSRKSTPFAAQIAAERCAEIVKDYGIKNLEVMVKGPGPGRESTIRALNAAGFRITNITDVTPIPHNGCRPPKKRRV; encoded by the coding sequence ATGGTAAAGAATTCAGTTGTTCGCACACGAAAGCGTATAAAAAAACAAATAACAGATGCGATAGCACATATACATGCTTCTTTTAATAATACAATTGTAACTATTACAGATCGTCAAGGTAATTCTTTAGGTTGGGCGACTTCTGGAGGTTCTGGTTTTAGAGGTTCTAGAAAATCCACTCCTTTTGCGGCACAAATTGCAGCTGAGCGATGTGCTGAAATAGTTAAAGATTATGGTATAAAAAATTTAGAAGTTATGGTTAAAGGTCCTGGTCCAGGCAGAGAATCGACTATTAGAGCTTTAAACGCTGCCGGATTCCGTATTACAAATATTACTGATGTTACACCAATCCCTCATAATGGTTGCCGTCCTCCTAAAAAGCGTCGTGTTTAA
- the rpsM gene encoding 30S ribosomal protein S13, with amino-acid sequence MARIAGINIPENKHTIIALTAIYGIGKKLSKIICMNSNIPETMKIIDLKESDIELLRENVAKYIVEGDLRREKTLNIKRLIDLNCYRGVRHRKNLPVHGQRTKTNARTCKGPRKVIKK; translated from the coding sequence ATGGCACGTATTGCAGGTATTAATATCCCTGAAAATAAACATACTATAATTGCATTAACAGCAATATATGGAATTGGAAAAAAATTATCTAAAATAATTTGTATGAATTCAAATATTCCAGAAACTATGAAAATTATAGATTTAAAAGAATCTGATATTGAATTATTAAGAGAGAATGTTGCTAAATATATTGTTGAAGGTGATTTAAGAAGAGAAAAAACTTTAAATATTAAACGTTTAATAGATCTTAATTGTTATCGTGGTGTACGTCATCGGAAAAATCTTCCAGTTCATGGGCAACGAACTAAAACAAATGCTCGTACGTGTAAAGGCCCTAGAAAAGTAATTAAAAAATAA
- the rpmJ gene encoding 50S ribosomal protein L36 translates to MKVKASVKILCRSCKIIRRNNVVRVICSNDPKHKQRQG, encoded by the coding sequence ATGAAAGTAAAAGCTTCTGTTAAAATACTTTGTCGAAGTTGCAAAATTATACGACGTAATAATGTCGTAAGAGTTATTTGTAGTAATGATCCAAAACATAAACAACGTCAAGGTTAA
- the secY gene encoding preprotein translocase subunit SecY, producing MISRLEMNFKNSQKNINELKNRIIFVIISLIIFRIGSFIPIPGINTTILSRILNNQKGTIFEMFNMFSGGALNRASIFALGIMPYISASIIIQLLTLVVPFLSEIKKEGESGRYKINQYTRYATLILAFFQSIGIVTGLSNISSIRPIIVHTDFYFYFTAIIILVTGTMFLMWLGELITECGIGNGISIIIFTGIIAGLPSAILHTIEETRQGHLHLLLFFSVLILIFLVVFLVVFIERSQRKIIVHYAQRQQGRRVYSAQSTHLPLKINMSGVIPAIFASSVVLFPATIISWFGVDKKYTFFKSVLFYFQPNHPLYLVLYITSIIFFCFFYTGLVFNPRETADNLKKSGAFISGIRPGEQTAKYINKIMLRLTLFGSLYITFICLVPEFMRSAMNVPFYFGGTSLLIVVVVIMDFITQIQTLMMSSKYESILKKAKLN from the coding sequence TAATTTCATTAATTATTTTTCGTATTGGTTCTTTTATTCCTATACCTGGAATTAATACTACAATATTATCTAGAATATTAAATAATCAAAAAGGTACTATTTTTGAAATGTTTAATATGTTTTCTGGTGGAGCTCTTAATCGTGCTTCTATTTTTGCATTGGGTATTATGCCTTATATATCCGCTTCTATTATTATTCAGTTATTAACTTTAGTAGTTCCTTTTTTGTCTGAAATAAAAAAAGAGGGAGAGTCTGGTCGATACAAAATTAATCAATATACAAGATATGCTACGTTAATATTAGCCTTTTTTCAGTCTATTGGTATAGTTACAGGCCTGTCTAATATATCTAGTATACGACCAATTATAGTTCATACAGATTTTTATTTTTATTTTACAGCTATTATTATTTTAGTAACTGGTACAATGTTTCTAATGTGGTTAGGTGAATTAATTACAGAATGTGGTATTGGAAATGGTATTTCTATTATAATTTTTACAGGTATAATAGCAGGTCTTCCTTCTGCTATTTTACATACTATCGAAGAAACTAGGCAAGGTCATTTGCATTTGTTGTTATTTTTTTCTGTTTTAATATTAATTTTTTTAGTTGTTTTTTTAGTGGTTTTTATAGAACGAAGTCAAAGAAAAATTATTGTGCATTATGCTCAACGTCAACAAGGTCGTCGTGTTTATTCGGCTCAAAGTACTCATTTACCTTTAAAAATAAATATGTCTGGTGTTATACCGGCAATCTTTGCTTCAAGTGTTGTTTTATTTCCTGCCACTATTATATCTTGGTTTGGGGTAGATAAAAAATATACTTTTTTCAAAAGTGTTTTGTTTTATTTTCAGCCCAATCATCCTTTGTATTTAGTATTGTACATAACATCTATTATTTTCTTTTGTTTTTTTTATACTGGATTAGTTTTTAATCCTCGTGAAACTGCGGATAATTTAAAAAAATCAGGTGCATTTATTTCGGGCATTAGACCAGGTGAACAAACAGCTAAATATATAAATAAAATTATGTTGCGCTTAACATTATTTGGTTCTTTATATATTACGTTTATTTGTTTAGTTCCTGAATTTATGCGAAGTGCTATGAATGTTCCATTTTATTTTGGTGGTACTTCATTATTAATTGTAGTTGTAGTTATTATGGATTTTATCACTCAAATTCAAACTTTAATGATGTCTAGTAAATATGAGTCTATATTGAAAAAAGCAAAGTTAAATTAA